ATGCCCTACTGCCCGATTCATTGAGAGATGTGATCATTGATGCAAGCGTTGGACAAATCAGCAGTATCAAAAGTAATGTTGGCTTACTCGCATCAGACTACACTGAGAAATATAAATCCTTACGCTTCCATGAAATTGAATGGCATCGTAAGTTCACTTTATCGGTTGCATGTATCGTATTATTCCTGATCGGCGCCCCACTTGGTTCTATCATTAGAAAAGGGGGACTTGGAACACCCTTGGTTTTCGCGATCATATTCTTTGTCTTGTTTCACCTGTTCAACACATTTGGAGAAAAGTTTGTGAAATCGGGTCAAGCTTCGCCTTTACAGGGCATGTGGCTATCGACCCTGGTATTGATCCCGATTGGAGCTTTCCTTACTTATAAAGCCATGCGCGACTCACAATTATTCAATCAGGAGTTTTATTACAGAACTTTTACACGCTTGCGCAAGATTTGGAATAACTTTAGGAAGAATCAAGGATCAAAAAACAAGGAACAGGAAAGTATGATCTCGTAATGTTTCCTGCTAAGATTTTTTTACCTAGAAAAACTTATTTTATGAATCAATCATCATCCCGCAGATCATTCATTCAACAAACGGGTAAAGCAGGTATTGCATTTGGACTTTCAGGAACCATTTTACCTTCATTGGTGAATGCGTCTGTCAATACTGGAAGTAGTGAGTTTGCTCAACAACCGCTCCCCTATGCATTCAATGCACTAGAGCCTGCAATTGATACCACTACAATGGATATCCACTACAGTAAACATGCAGCTGCCTATGCTAAAGCATTATCTGAAGCTTGCACTGCAGAAAATGTAAATACCACTAACACAAGGCTAGAGTCATTGCTAAGAAATATCTCAAAATATTCCACCAAAATGCGCAACAATGCAGGCGGTCACTACAATCATGAGATGTTCTGGCAAACCATGAAACCTGGAGGTTCAGCTGCCCCTGCCGGACAATTAGGAACTTCCATCATTCAGTCATTTGGTTCTTTTGAGAGTTTCAAAACACAATTTGCAGATGCTGCCAAAGGCAGGTTTGGAAGTGGATGGGCTTGGTTGATCATTAACAGTGATAATGCATTAGCAATCGTTTCTACTCCTAATCAAGATAATCCATTGATGGATGTCAGTGAAACATGGGGCACTCCATTATTGGGACTTGATGTATGGGAACATGCTTATTATTTAAAATACCAAAACAGAAGACCCGATTATATCAACGCCTGGTGGAATGTTGTGAATTGGGATGTAGTTGCAGCAAGAATGAAATAACGCTTACACAATACTTATAAAACGATCAAAATGAAAGTTACAACGTCATGGGTTGAAACCCTTGCATTTGATGTAAAAGCAGATACCGGTCATGTAGCTCGCTTAGATACAAGTGTAGAAGGAGGAGGATCAGGCAGCGGTATGAACCCCAAAAAAATGCTCCTCGGTTCTTTATGTGGCTGCAGTGGTATCGATGTGGTTGAGATCCTGCATAAAATGAAAGTCCCTTTTACCAAATTGGAGATTGAAGCTTCCGCTGAACAAACAGAAGATCATCCTAAAGTCTTCAAATTTATTGATATGGTATATAGATGCGATGTATCTCCTGACAACCTGGATAAGCTCAACAGAGCCGTAAGCTTGTCTAAAGAAAAATATTGCGGTATTTCTGCGATGTTAGCAAAACACTGTCCCATCAACTATACAATCGAGTTGATTTAAAAAGAAAGGTCTTGCAAAATGCGAGACCTTTCTTTTTTATCTATAAAGTCTTTATTTACCTTTATTAAAACACTTCTCTTGACAACCGCACAACAAAATTTCAGGATCCAGCTTTGGATTAGTTTGTTGAGCGTAGTATTGTTTCTCACCAAGATCATTGCCTATTATTTTACACATTCACTTGCGATCCTATCGGATGCATTAGAAAGTATTGTTAACGTAATCGCCGGTTTTATCGGACTATACAGTTTATATGTAGCCGCCAAACCCAAAGACCTTGAACACCCTTATGGTCATGGGAAAGCCGAATTTGTTTCTGCAGCAGTAGAAGGTGGATTGATCGTTGCGGCAGGTATCATGATCATTTACGAAACGGTTGCCAATATTCTCCGTAATGAACCCGTACATCAGCTAGATACGGGTCTATGGCTGATAGCAATAACAGCGATCCTCAATTTTGTTGCCGGAACTCTTTGTCTTCGCTTAGGCAGAAAAAATAATTCACTGGCATTACAGGCAAGCGGTAAACATTTACAGGTTGATACATATTCAACACTTGCGATCATCGCGGGATTGATCATCATATTGTTTACAAGACTGTTTTGGTTAGATAAGGTGATCGCTTTGGTGATGAGTATACTGATCATTTACAATGGTTATAAGATCATTCGCTCATCATTGGCAGGTATTATGGACGAAGCGGATATGGATTTATTAAAGAAATTCATTGAAGTACTCAATAAAAATCGTTCTGAAAACTGGGTCGATCTGCACAATCTGCGTGTCATCAAATACGGTAGTTTATTACATGTTGACTGTCATCTTACCGTTCCCTGGTATTTGAATATCCATGAAGCCCATCGGGAGATCGATCATTTATCGGCACTGATCAAGCAAGAATTTGGTGACATGATAGAACTATTTGTACATACAGATGGGTGTCTACCTTTCAGTTGCCGTATCTGTAATAAACAGTGTGAACATAGACAGCATAGGTTCGAAAAGAAGCTGGAATGGACCTTAACGAACATCATTTCTGACAAAAAGCACACACTTGAATGAATATTTGATCCTCACTATCATAAATAAGTAGTTAGTACTAAATTGCAGCCTCATTCAAATACAATTGTTATGCAAGCTTGGAAAGAATATCAACAAGAACATAAAGAACGTTTCTTGAACGAATTATTAGACCTTCTGCGTATCCCCAGCGTAAGCGCTCGCGGAGAACACAAAGAAGATATGATCCGTTGTGCTGAAGCTGTTGAGAAAAGCCTGAAAGATGCCGGAGCAGATACAACCGCTATTTACCCTACTGCAGGCCACCCAATTGTTTATGGAGAGAAAATGATCGATCCTGCAAAACCTACGGTATTGGTATATGGACATTATGATGTACAACCTGCTGATCCGTTAGAGCTATGGCATAGTGGTCCTTTTGAACCCGTGATCAAAGACGGAAAAATTTATGCTCGCGGTGCTTGTGATGATAAAGGACAATTCTATATGCATGTGAAGGCATTGGAAACAATGGTAAAAACAAACAGTTTACACTGCAATGTGAAGTTTCTGATCGAGGGAG
Above is a genomic segment from Sediminibacterium sp. KACHI17 containing:
- a CDS encoding superoxide dismutase — encoded protein: MNQSSSRRSFIQQTGKAGIAFGLSGTILPSLVNASVNTGSSEFAQQPLPYAFNALEPAIDTTTMDIHYSKHAAAYAKALSEACTAENVNTTNTRLESLLRNISKYSTKMRNNAGGHYNHEMFWQTMKPGGSAAPAGQLGTSIIQSFGSFESFKTQFADAAKGRFGSGWAWLIINSDNALAIVSTPNQDNPLMDVSETWGTPLLGLDVWEHAYYLKYQNRRPDYINAWWNVVNWDVVAARMK
- a CDS encoding cation diffusion facilitator family transporter — its product is MTTAQQNFRIQLWISLLSVVLFLTKIIAYYFTHSLAILSDALESIVNVIAGFIGLYSLYVAAKPKDLEHPYGHGKAEFVSAAVEGGLIVAAGIMIIYETVANILRNEPVHQLDTGLWLIAITAILNFVAGTLCLRLGRKNNSLALQASGKHLQVDTYSTLAIIAGLIIILFTRLFWLDKVIALVMSILIIYNGYKIIRSSLAGIMDEADMDLLKKFIEVLNKNRSENWVDLHNLRVIKYGSLLHVDCHLTVPWYLNIHEAHREIDHLSALIKQEFGDMIELFVHTDGCLPFSCRICNKQCEHRQHRFEKKLEWTLTNIISDKKHTLE
- a CDS encoding OsmC family protein, producing the protein MKVTTSWVETLAFDVKADTGHVARLDTSVEGGGSGSGMNPKKMLLGSLCGCSGIDVVEILHKMKVPFTKLEIEASAEQTEDHPKVFKFIDMVYRCDVSPDNLDKLNRAVSLSKEKYCGISAMLAKHCPINYTIELI